In Bacillus sp. NP247, one DNA window encodes the following:
- a CDS encoding Vat family streptogramin A O-acetyltransferase, producing MNPNPNVKYPIEGNQNVHFIKNTITKSNILVGDYSYYDAKHGETLEDRVLYHYEFIGDRLFIGKFCCIANGVTFIMNGANHRMDGLSAYPFNIFGNGWEKYTPNLSDLPYKGDTVIGNDVWIGMDTTIMPGIKVGDGAIIAAKSVVTRDVAPYTIVGGNPANKIKERFTNTIIEELLQIQWWHFDIEKITENIDAIVRGDIEPLRKLKR from the coding sequence ATGAATCCTAATCCAAATGTTAAATACCCGATTGAAGGAAATCAAAACGTTCATTTTATAAAAAATACAATAACGAAATCTAATATACTCGTTGGTGACTATTCTTATTATGATGCGAAACATGGGGAAACATTAGAAGATCGAGTATTATATCATTATGAATTTATCGGAGATCGTCTCTTCATTGGGAAGTTTTGTTGTATTGCAAATGGAGTTACCTTTATTATGAACGGAGCGAATCATCGGATGGATGGACTTTCGGCATATCCATTTAATATATTTGGAAATGGGTGGGAGAAGTATACACCTAATTTGTCTGATTTACCTTACAAAGGTGATACAGTTATAGGAAATGACGTTTGGATTGGTATGGATACAACGATTATGCCAGGAATAAAAGTAGGGGATGGTGCAATTATTGCAGCAAAATCTGTTGTGACTAGAGACGTCGCACCATATACAATTGTTGGCGGAAACCCTGCAAATAAAATAAAGGAACGATTTACAAATACAATAATAGAAGAATTATTGCAAATTCAATGGTGGCATTTTGACATTGAAAAAATAACCGAAAATATAGATGCTATTGTACGAGGAGATATTGAACCATTAAGAAAGCTAAAAAGGTAA
- a CDS encoding MFS transporter yields the protein MSTTVETKQNHGVSEVLKNRFVQGILASALFLQIGIWVRNFAVLLYVMEMTKGDAFAISMISVAEFAPIFIFSFIGGTFADRWKPRRTMIWCETLSSISVFAVLITLMFGTWKIVFFVTLISAILSQFSQPSGMKLFKQHLSTEQIQLAMSIYQTIFAIFMVLGPILGTFIFHSFGIYISIIITGIAFLLAAGVLLFLPKDLENEAAKKDITLLQEMKDGIKYVKKKKALTLLGLCFMAAGLGIGLIQPLGIFIVTEQLGLSKESLQWLLTVNGAGMIVGGALAMVFAKNVAPQKMLIVGMLGQAIGIGIIGYSTNLWVTLTAQLFSGLALPCIQIGINTLIIQNSDTDFIGRVNGILSPLFTGSMVVTMSIAGSLKEMFSLSMMYEGTALLFIIGLLFILPIYNLKPVIAVESEMNGKGSAVQHES from the coding sequence ATGTCGACAACTGTAGAAACGAAACAAAATCATGGGGTATCGGAAGTATTAAAAAATCGATTTGTGCAAGGTATTCTCGCATCGGCATTATTTTTGCAAATTGGAATATGGGTTCGAAACTTTGCAGTATTGCTGTATGTAATGGAAATGACAAAAGGTGATGCATTCGCAATTTCCATGATTTCAGTTGCTGAATTTGCTCCAATTTTCATTTTTTCCTTTATTGGTGGAACTTTTGCTGATAGGTGGAAACCGAGGAGGACAATGATATGGTGTGAAACGTTAAGTTCTATTTCAGTATTCGCTGTATTAATTACACTTATGTTTGGAACGTGGAAAATTGTGTTTTTTGTGACGCTAATCTCTGCAATCCTTTCGCAGTTTTCTCAACCATCTGGAATGAAATTGTTTAAACAACATTTATCGACGGAACAAATTCAACTAGCAATGTCTATATATCAAACGATATTTGCAATATTTATGGTGTTAGGACCAATTCTTGGAACATTTATTTTTCATAGTTTTGGAATTTATATTTCAATCATCATAACAGGTATCGCATTTTTACTTGCTGCAGGTGTATTGTTATTTCTTCCGAAAGATCTTGAAAACGAGGCAGCAAAGAAAGATATCACTTTGTTACAGGAAATGAAGGATGGTATTAAGTACGTCAAAAAGAAAAAAGCATTAACCTTACTTGGTCTATGTTTTATGGCAGCAGGACTAGGTATAGGCTTAATTCAGCCACTAGGTATATTTATTGTGACTGAGCAGTTAGGGTTATCAAAAGAGAGTTTACAATGGTTACTAACAGTAAATGGCGCAGGGATGATTGTTGGTGGGGCTTTAGCGATGGTATTCGCAAAAAACGTTGCGCCGCAAAAAATGTTAATCGTAGGTATGCTAGGCCAGGCTATTGGAATTGGTATAATTGGTTACTCCACAAATTTATGGGTGACACTTACGGCACAACTTTTTAGTGGGTTAGCTCTACCGTGTATTCAAATAGGTATTAATACACTTATTATACAAAATAGTGATACGGATTTTATTGGTAGAGTAAATGGCATTTTAAGTCCACTGTTCACCGGTTCAATGGTAGTAACGATGAGTATTGCTGGTTCATTAAAGGAGATGTTTTCGTTAAGTATGATGTATGAGGGAACGGCTCTACTATTTATAATTGGATTATTGTTTATTTTACCTATATACAATTTAAAGCCAGTAATAGCAGTAGAAAGTGAAATGAATGGTAAAGGAAGTGCTGTGCAACATGAATCCTAA
- a CDS encoding cytochrome P450 gives MSIKNKVGRKIEDGINLASAQFKEDAYAIYKESRKVQPILFVNKVEIGTEWLITRYEDALPLLKDNRLKKDLENVFPQDTKNMYLSVDNSDHLTTHMLNSDPPNHSRLRSLVQKAFTPKMISQLDRRIQRVADDLISEIERKGTLNLVDDYSFPLPIIVISEMLGIPKEDQAKFRIWSHAVIASPETPEEIKETEKQLSEFITYLQYIVDVKRKNPKEDLVSALILAENEGYKLSARELYSMIMLLIVAGHETTVNLITNTVLALLENPEQLQLLKENPKLIDSAIEEGLRYYSPVEITTARWAAEPFQIHEQTIQKGDMVIIALASANRDETVFENPEVFDITRENNRHIAFGHGSHFCLGAPLARLEAKIAITTLFKRMPELQIKGDREDIKWQGNYLMRSLEELPLTF, from the coding sequence ATGTCAATTAAAAATAAGGTTGGCCGAAAAATAGAGGATGGCATTAATTTAGCTTCTGCTCAGTTTAAAGAAGATGCTTATGCGATTTATAAAGAATCGCGAAAAGTGCAACCTATTTTATTTGTTAATAAAGTTGAGATTGGTACAGAATGGCTCATTACAAGATATGAAGATGCTCTGCCACTTTTAAAAGATAATCGCTTAAAAAAAGATCTGGAAAATGTGTTTCCTCAAGATACAAAGAACATGTATCTTTCCGTTGACAATAGTGATCATTTAACAACGCACATGTTAAATTCAGACCCACCTAACCACAGTCGTTTACGATCTTTAGTTCAAAAAGCTTTTACACCAAAGATGATTTCACAATTAGACAGAAGAATTCAGAGAGTAGCGGATGATTTAATAAGTGAAATAGAGCGAAAAGGTACATTAAATCTTGTGGATGATTATTCATTCCCATTACCGATTATTGTAATAAGTGAGATGCTTGGAATTCCAAAAGAGGATCAAGCGAAATTTAGAATTTGGTCTCATGCTGTCATTGCATCGCCAGAAACACCTGAAGAAATAAAGGAAACCGAAAAACAACTATCTGAGTTCATTACATATCTTCAATATATAGTTGATGTAAAACGAAAAAATCCAAAAGAAGATTTGGTTAGTGCGTTAATACTTGCAGAAAATGAAGGGTATAAACTTAGTGCTCGAGAGCTATATTCAATGATCATGTTATTAATTGTAGCTGGACACGAGACGACAGTGAATTTAATAACAAATACGGTATTAGCACTTCTTGAAAACCCAGAACAATTACAGTTATTAAAAGAAAATCCAAAACTAATTGATTCAGCTATTGAGGAAGGCTTACGATATTATTCTCCAGTAGAGATTACGACTGCAAGATGGGCGGCTGAGCCGTTTCAAATTCACGAACAAACAATCCAAAAAGGAGATATGGTTATTATCGCATTAGCTTCAGCAAACCGTGATGAAACAGTATTTGAAAACCCAGAAGTATTTGATATTACACGAGAAAATAACCGTCATATTGCCTTTGGGCATGGTAGTCATTTCTGCCTAGGTGCACCACTTGCTAGGTTGGAAGCAAAGATTGCTATTACTACTTTGTTTAAACGGATGCCTGAACTACAAATAAAAGGCGATCGTGAAGATATTAAATGGCAAGGAAACTATTTAATGCGTTCTTTAGAGGAATTGCCTTTGACTTTCTAG
- a CDS encoding DUF1835 domain-containing protein, which produces MIDKIKNAVEDMYEDEAKHLLQSILIQLDLLEENYSEDTIKNLMSIPKQLTNNTSYKRNVKESTHIHIAFDDSTAGCLKYMLSQEELFEESVVAFSEFFSIGPIIQLHTNKGQLARQQWLLNNLTSYDSYFEEEYLPRFIETLEELHSIPNETPITIWKADNAHEHVGLCFAIAQLKDKKNIRVMNTSEASREILKQDYDIRGTGELSPESLAAFQNSFAESPFLTKESRVNLEHEWDGLSNSMEFLRVWKDDEVHSVQEGYFDQFIIECAKNLGADKEFYKAPRVIGEALGLADQLVGDTFLEYRLKELIKQEVFEFEGLLEEMRFYSVKLRK; this is translated from the coding sequence GTGATAGATAAAATCAAAAATGCTGTAGAGGATATGTACGAAGATGAAGCAAAACATTTACTGCAAAGCATTCTTATACAATTAGATTTATTAGAAGAAAACTATAGTGAAGATACGATTAAAAACTTGATGAGTATACCTAAGCAACTGACGAATAATACATCTTATAAAAGAAATGTAAAAGAAAGTACACACATTCATATCGCTTTTGATGATTCAACAGCTGGGTGTTTAAAATATATGTTAAGTCAAGAAGAACTATTTGAGGAGAGTGTTGTTGCATTCTCTGAATTCTTTTCAATTGGACCGATTATTCAATTACATACGAATAAAGGGCAACTCGCAAGGCAGCAATGGTTATTAAACAACTTAACTTCTTATGATAGTTATTTTGAAGAAGAATATTTACCAAGATTTATAGAAACTTTAGAAGAGCTACATTCAATTCCGAATGAAACACCGATTACCATTTGGAAGGCGGATAATGCCCATGAGCATGTAGGGCTTTGTTTTGCAATTGCGCAATTAAAAGATAAGAAAAATATTCGTGTTATGAATACTTCTGAAGCGAGTAGAGAAATATTAAAACAAGATTATGATATTCGTGGAACGGGAGAATTATCGCCCGAAAGTTTAGCTGCTTTCCAAAATAGTTTTGCAGAATCACCGTTTTTAACTAAAGAAAGCAGAGTGAATCTTGAACACGAGTGGGATGGTTTATCGAATAGCATGGAGTTTTTAAGAGTTTGGAAAGACGATGAAGTTCATTCTGTACAAGAAGGTTATTTTGATCAATTCATTATTGAGTGTGCGAAAAATCTAGGAGCAGATAAAGAATTTTATAAAGCTCCGAGAGTAATAGGTGAAGCGCTTGGTCTTGCAGATCAATTGGTTGGGGATACGTTTTTGGAATATCGCTTGAAAGAATTAATTAAGCAAGAGGTATTTGAATTTGAAGGTTTATTAGAAGAAATGCGTTTTTATAGTGTGAAGTTGAGAAAATAA
- a CDS encoding IS3 family transposase (programmed frameshift) yields the protein MTKKLFTTKETQNLSKNPYVKSVSEKGITYTDEFKRIFIEENEKGKPPRIIFEECGFDIDIIGLQRAVSSGNRWRTSYKENGVFGLRDTRKENSGRKLERELTLEEKYARLEAERNLLKAENELLKKIKFYGREDGKKITLQPSQKYLLIRSIIEKYSLKNMVRYLCKIAGVSRSGYYNYFSTTSQSRREERIHQDEVVKKLILKAFQFKNRKKGARQIKMTLAGQFQVVYNLKRIRRIMKKYGIICPIRKANPYKRMLKATKEHFVVPNQLKREFRQGTPGKVLLTDITYLFYGKNQKGYLSTILDGSTNEILAYHVSERLTLDIATTTLHKLKKNKRVRLTEGAYIHSDQGAHYTSPTYQKLVKKLKLGQSMSRRGNCWDNAPQESFFGHFKDEAHIKTCTSFPQLKQEIKDYMKYYNQHRYQWNLKKMTPVEYRNHLLDAA from the exons ATGACAAAAAAATTATTCACCACAAAGGAAACACAAAACCTATCGAAGAATCCATACGTAAAATCTGTAAGTGAGAAAGGCATTACCTACACAGATGAATTTAAACGTATCTTTATTGAAGAAAATGAAAAGGGAAAACCACCTCGTATTATTTTTGAAGAATGTGGATTTGATATAGACATCATCGGTCTACAACGTGCTGTGTCATCAGGAAATAGATGGCGTACTTCCTATAAGGAAAATGGTGTGTTTGGTTTAAGAGATACACGTAAGGAAAACTCGGGAAGAAAGCTAGAAAGAGAGCTTACATTAGAAGAGAAATATGCACGTTTGGAAGCGGAACGAAACTTATTAAAAGCTGAAAATGAGCTGTTAAAAAAGATCAAAT TTTATGGAAGGGAGGATGGGAAAAAAATAACGTTACAACCTAGTCAAAAGTACCTATTAATTCGTTCTATTATTGAAAAATATAGCCTAAAAAATATGGTGAGATATTTGTGTAAAATTGCAGGTGTTTCGCGTTCTGGATACTATAATTATTTTTCCACCACTTCTCAAAGTAGGCGAGAAGAAAGAATACATCAAGATGAAGTGGTGAAGAAACTCATATTAAAGGCATTTCAATTTAAAAATCGAAAGAAAGGGGCGCGTCAAATCAAAATGACATTGGCGGGTCAATTTCAAGTTGTCTACAATTTGAAACGTATCCGTAGAATCATGAAAAAATATGGGATAATCTGTCCCATTCGTAAAGCGAATCCCTATAAAAGAATGTTGAAAGCGACGAAAGAACACTTCGTGGTACCGAATCAATTAAAGCGAGAATTCAGGCAAGGTACACCTGGAAAGGTACTTCTGACAGATATCACATACCTGTTTTATGGTAAGAATCAGAAAGGATATTTATCTACCATTCTAGACGGGTCCACAAATGAAATTTTGGCGTATCATGTTTCAGAACGACTTACACTAGATATCGCAACGACGACTCTTCACAAACTAAAGAAGAATAAGAGAGTGCGATTAACGGAAGGTGCCTATATTCATTCAGATCAAGGAGCTCATTACACAAGTCCTACTTATCAAAAATTAGTCAAAAAATTAAAGCTGGGACAATCTATGTCAAGACGAGGAAACTGTTGGGATAATGCCCCTCAAGAATCTTTTTTCGGGCACTTTAAAGATGAAGCACACATAAAAACTTGTACGTCTTTCCCTCAGTTAAAACAAGAAATTAAAGACTATATGAAATACTATAATCAGCATAGATATCAATGGAATTTAAAGAAGATGACTCCTGTTGAATACAGAAATCATCTTCTTGATGCCGCCTAA
- a CDS encoding homoserine dehydrogenase, which produces MIEIKSIIHSYKLKRRIARDLYGNRDELTLLLNEFHNMKGTAASEKKKNSMLSRLLLIYQNIKLDKQYPLPFALNNKLLERLENESLQTIEGCVSCLHLMLDINYEKIKHYGSSTSRSFVPLSQSSICLADCVCLTGVVLGLLGTVTFGGLMLSVCSLT; this is translated from the coding sequence ATGATTGAAATTAAATCTATTATCCATTCGTACAAACTAAAGAGAAGAATAGCTAGGGATTTATACGGTAACAGAGATGAATTGACGCTGTTATTAAATGAATTTCATAATATGAAAGGTACAGCTGCATCTGAAAAAAAGAAAAATAGTATGCTATCTCGTTTGCTATTAATTTATCAAAATATAAAATTAGATAAGCAGTACCCTCTACCATTTGCTTTAAATAACAAGTTATTGGAGCGGTTAGAAAATGAATCTCTTCAAACTATTGAGGGTTGTGTATCATGTCTACATTTAATGTTGGATATAAATTATGAAAAAATAAAACATTATGGATCGAGCACAAGTAGGTCATTTGTTCCATTATCGCAATCTTCAATTTGTCTTGCTGATTGTGTTTGTTTAACAGGAGTTGTATTGGGGTTACTAGGAACAGTGACATTTGGAGGATTAATGTTATCTGTATGTTCACTTACATAA
- a CDS encoding glycosyltransferase: protein MIVKDEEQVIARCLDSVKHIVDEIVIVDTGSTDRTKDIVRKYTTNIYDYKWNDNFAAARNFSFSKAKKDYILWLDADDVLFEKDQQKFLNLKQEMDDDIDAVLMFYHLNTGLSMEPMYITTRYRLVNRSRNFQWINKVHEFIQVEGNLLHTDITITHCKEKPRINQNFKILQSIIETEEVTLTDWFNYANECMFQQRYDQAIQFYKKVLDSKEKWGEGNIYVCGNLAYCYMQLQKWDKALETFTRAFQYGNPRGEICVGIGHVMMEQKKYKEAIRWYLAATKITYPNEAILYNPASYNWVPYFHISLCYSHLGNYDKALYYNELAANYIPNHPAVIYNQQYFNTLLQSKEKG, encoded by the coding sequence ATGATTGTAAAAGATGAAGAGCAAGTTATCGCAAGGTGTCTAGATTCAGTAAAACATATAGTTGATGAAATAGTTATTGTAGATACTGGATCTACAGATAGAACTAAAGATATTGTTCGAAAGTATACAACTAACATTTATGATTATAAGTGGAATGATAATTTTGCAGCGGCCAGAAATTTTTCATTTTCTAAAGCGAAAAAAGATTATATTTTATGGTTGGATGCTGATGATGTTTTATTTGAAAAGGATCAGCAGAAATTTTTAAATTTAAAACAAGAAATGGATGATGATATTGACGCGGTATTAATGTTTTATCATTTAAATACTGGATTAAGTATGGAGCCAATGTATATTACAACACGTTATAGGCTTGTTAATCGCTCAAGAAATTTTCAATGGATTAACAAAGTGCACGAATTTATACAAGTTGAAGGAAATTTGTTGCACACGGATATAACTATTACTCATTGTAAAGAAAAACCAAGAATTAATCAGAATTTTAAAATTCTCCAATCCATAATTGAGACAGAAGAAGTTACGCTTACAGATTGGTTCAATTATGCGAATGAATGTATGTTTCAGCAAAGGTATGATCAGGCAATTCAATTTTATAAAAAAGTATTAGATAGTAAAGAAAAATGGGGAGAAGGAAATATTTACGTGTGCGGAAACTTAGCGTATTGTTATATGCAACTTCAAAAGTGGGATAAAGCATTAGAAACTTTTACAAGGGCTTTTCAATACGGGAATCCAAGAGGGGAAATTTGTGTTGGGATAGGGCATGTCATGATGGAACAAAAAAAATATAAAGAAGCAATTCGCTGGTATTTAGCAGCCACGAAAATTACATATCCTAACGAGGCGATACTTTATAACCCCGCAAGTTACAATTGGGTTCCATATTTCCATATAAGCTTGTGCTACAGCCATTTAGGAAACTATGATAAGGCGTTATATTATAATGAATTAGCAGCAAATTATATACCTAATCATCCAGCGGTAATATATAACCAGCAATATTTTAATACTTTATTACAAAGTAAAGAGAAGGGTTAA
- a CDS encoding DUF3959 family protein, protein MKKLDVLLMLLSGLFPIAGMLKQIPLEQSLYIGGLLFFTSFGSYFAKKIYSRICSWIAYAPFITLLLVIWNQDISTSAIIANAKIAACIALIPCIFRFRTYGLTLGLFSLWAALLWDIKEVQSLVILERMTSLMTSNYVYLLLLVGGLILGGLLATLIHRKEQDNNKENTNLFKQKKKRKRLSFKIRFPRLPKFKMKLFKFGGKGSKRKTPEIMHERNNEEPVVTYEMAEQIDQYKESTVQGQTRMERRKNRYNA, encoded by the coding sequence GTGAAGAAATTAGATGTATTATTAATGCTACTGAGCGGCCTCTTTCCAATTGCAGGAATGTTAAAGCAAATCCCTCTTGAACAATCTTTATATATTGGAGGACTTTTATTTTTTACTAGTTTCGGTAGTTACTTTGCGAAAAAGATATATTCACGTATATGTAGCTGGATAGCATATGCACCATTTATAACACTACTGTTAGTTATTTGGAATCAGGATATTTCAACAAGTGCTATAATAGCAAATGCCAAAATTGCCGCTTGTATCGCTTTAATACCTTGTATATTCCGCTTTCGTACATACGGGCTTACTTTAGGTTTATTCTCATTATGGGCAGCTTTATTATGGGATATAAAAGAAGTACAGTCGTTAGTCATACTTGAGCGTATGACGAGCTTAATGACAAGCAATTACGTATATCTTCTACTCTTGGTTGGAGGACTTATATTAGGTGGATTACTTGCGACGTTAATACATCGAAAAGAGCAAGATAATAATAAAGAAAATACAAATCTATTTAAACAAAAAAAGAAACGTAAAAGGCTATCATTTAAGATCCGCTTTCCAAGATTACCGAAATTTAAGATGAAATTATTTAAGTTTGGTGGAAAAGGTTCTAAACGTAAAACGCCAGAAATAATGCATGAGCGTAATAACGAAGAACCAGTTGTAACATATGAAATGGCAGAGCAAATAGATCAATATAAAGAAAGTACTGTTCAAGGACAAACTAGGATGGAACGCCGAAAAAATAGGTATAATGCATAA
- a CDS encoding pPIWI_RE module domain-containing protein, producing MEKLRLLAFKNIVEPLYNEKVSYIYFPIEWLEIVEIHYRTFLLTSKLKLLNERLYEMFSDILFIQHNPYILREDTPWIVAKEPMKQEQLDYIFQSWYEVIHDWKPNKLIDPPHLEWQYDLISNLPVLHDKKTFSKWVPALITHIFCEKPLRMENKNEEEIYFSPLRSQYVSEAMSEPIKDEETHDYFAYVYRFEYVTRGGENIPLLKVSVGIRRFYQQYNHKDISILLGRKRSQILISTPEFESNNKKQRFVKLKVQQAEKGIKWIKRFRNLKDDYRIGGEVKLEQILQCPKEYIRGTNVRVLLPYNENIYKVQGTKIKFGIKVREKVELFNEFQQIFPYFTLLPECEKVLTNNENELLPLFAPKGLDSITLEVWSDDIVIEIEQALLDSKIVLAQNGDSPYVLNADNPVLLKIVRYNIGNVLQNPYRMQYSHKNKKKLVDDVVKAVHATAGEQNEMKLALIAIKNCDGREKINPKQIIREGFARTERISAFINLFIGQSVSKKEIINAILSLLEQKGFLKRSWNKIKLPGIIVNLSIEKMSKYDFLPIFSKINGREIVYKLYGQEEWGTIDHTLLNIGNNKVFLPQPSKRNDIGVSFKQFMSETLIEISQDAHKQNKEVYFIADANMRKYWIEELQNESVNIGVSPEIISNFKEDINIIRINTNSDVPNYIVRDQEYVMDETRLFVDQMGIYYSTAACELNCNEIVQQYILEVIPFGVKSEEREEIAKMIHYMCCKSTLLSEQNIHNTHVMHMAKLIKNYTTDIDSREFKESNDELDEDVIILEKEDALILI from the coding sequence ATGGAAAAATTACGGTTATTAGCATTTAAAAATATAGTAGAACCCCTCTATAATGAGAAAGTATCGTATATTTATTTTCCTATTGAATGGCTTGAGATTGTAGAGATACATTATAGAACATTTTTATTAACGAGCAAATTAAAACTTTTAAATGAAAGATTGTATGAAATGTTTTCTGATATATTATTCATTCAGCATAATCCATATATATTAAGGGAAGATACGCCCTGGATTGTAGCAAAAGAACCAATGAAACAAGAACAGTTAGACTATATTTTCCAAAGCTGGTATGAGGTTATTCATGATTGGAAACCGAATAAATTAATAGATCCACCACATTTAGAATGGCAGTATGACTTAATTAGTAATTTACCAGTATTACATGATAAAAAAACGTTTTCTAAATGGGTACCAGCTTTAATTACTCATATTTTTTGCGAAAAGCCTTTACGTATGGAAAATAAGAATGAAGAAGAAATATATTTTTCGCCACTGCGATCACAATATGTTTCTGAAGCGATGTCTGAGCCAATTAAAGATGAAGAAACACATGATTATTTTGCTTATGTATATCGGTTTGAATACGTAACTCGTGGAGGTGAGAATATTCCGCTATTAAAAGTATCTGTAGGGATTAGGAGGTTTTATCAACAATATAATCATAAAGATATCTCTATACTTTTAGGGCGAAAGCGGAGCCAAATACTGATTTCAACTCCTGAATTTGAATCAAATAATAAAAAGCAAAGATTTGTAAAGTTAAAAGTGCAACAAGCTGAAAAAGGAATAAAGTGGATTAAACGTTTTAGAAACTTAAAAGATGATTATAGGATAGGGGGAGAGGTTAAATTAGAGCAAATTCTCCAATGTCCGAAAGAGTATATTAGAGGAACTAATGTAAGAGTGCTTCTTCCATATAACGAAAATATATATAAAGTTCAAGGAACAAAAATAAAATTTGGTATAAAAGTAAGAGAAAAAGTGGAACTTTTTAATGAATTCCAACAAATATTCCCATATTTCACATTACTTCCAGAATGTGAAAAGGTATTAACTAATAATGAGAATGAGTTATTACCTTTATTTGCCCCAAAGGGATTAGACTCAATTACGTTAGAAGTATGGTCAGATGATATAGTAATAGAAATAGAACAAGCGTTATTAGATAGCAAAATAGTTTTAGCTCAAAATGGTGATTCCCCCTATGTATTAAATGCAGACAATCCAGTGTTGTTAAAAATAGTAAGATATAACATTGGAAACGTGTTACAAAATCCATATAGAATGCAATATAGCCATAAAAACAAAAAGAAACTAGTAGACGATGTCGTAAAAGCTGTACATGCTACGGCAGGTGAGCAAAATGAAATGAAATTAGCATTAATTGCAATAAAAAATTGTGATGGTCGCGAAAAAATTAATCCAAAGCAAATTATTCGGGAAGGCTTCGCTCGAACGGAACGTATTTCAGCATTTATTAATTTATTTATTGGACAAAGTGTATCAAAAAAAGAAATTATTAATGCCATTCTTAGTCTGTTAGAACAAAAGGGGTTCTTAAAGCGTAGTTGGAATAAGATAAAATTACCGGGGATAATTGTAAATTTATCAATTGAGAAAATGTCTAAATATGATTTCTTACCTATTTTTTCAAAAATAAATGGGAGAGAAATAGTATATAAATTATATGGTCAAGAAGAATGGGGCACAATTGATCATACTTTATTAAATATAGGTAATAATAAAGTGTTTTTACCACAACCATCAAAAAGGAATGATATAGGAGTCAGTTTTAAACAATTTATGTCAGAAACATTAATTGAAATTTCGCAAGATGCACATAAACAAAATAAAGAAGTTTATTTTATTGCAGATGCAAATATGAGGAAATATTGGATAGAGGAATTGCAAAATGAAAGCGTTAATATTGGGGTTTCACCTGAAATAATCTCGAATTTTAAAGAGGATATAAACATAATTAGAATTAATACTAACTCAGATGTACCGAACTATATTGTTAGAGACCAAGAATATGTTATGGATGAAACGAGATTATTTGTAGATCAAATGGGAATTTACTATAGCACGGCTGCATGCGAATTAAATTGTAATGAGATAGTACAGCAGTACATACTCGAAGTTATCCCGTTTGGTGTAAAATCTGAAGAAAGAGAAGAAATCGCCAAAATGATACATTACATGTGCTGTAAATCAACCTTGCTCTCGGAACAAAATATTCATAATACGCATGTAATGCATATGGCTAAATTAATTAAAAATTATACTACCGATATTGATTCAAGGGAGTTTAAAGAATCCAATGACGAATTAGATGAAGATGTAATAATTTTAGAAAAAGAAGATGCATTGATATTAATATAA